A part of Synechococcus sp. UW179A genomic DNA contains:
- a CDS encoding precorrin-8X methylmutase, giving the protein MADHPIFTESIRRIRALLGETGLDPLQQQVLERLVHSSGDVGLEPLLRFSEGACEQGIVALKAGAMILTDTAMAAAAVSPMAMRTLGTSVRCLLDWAPAASPQESTRSAVAMQRAWPELTHAANATGQPMPLLLVGSAPTALEQLLDQLDAGAAAPSLVIGMPVGFVGVPESKRRLADTVLAQIRLEGTRGGAGLVAAATNALLRAAQAAS; this is encoded by the coding sequence ATGGCCGACCATCCGATCTTCACGGAAAGCATCCGTCGAATTCGGGCCTTGCTGGGGGAGACAGGACTCGATCCTCTGCAGCAGCAGGTGTTGGAGCGTCTGGTGCATAGCAGCGGCGATGTCGGTCTCGAGCCTTTGCTGCGTTTCAGCGAAGGGGCCTGTGAGCAAGGAATTGTTGCTTTGAAGGCTGGTGCGATGATCCTCACGGATACGGCCATGGCCGCGGCTGCCGTGTCGCCGATGGCCATGCGCACACTGGGCACGTCCGTGCGCTGCCTGCTCGACTGGGCTCCTGCGGCTTCGCCGCAAGAGTCCACCCGTTCCGCTGTGGCGATGCAGAGGGCCTGGCCAGAGCTCACACACGCTGCCAACGCGACCGGACAGCCCATGCCGTTGCTGCTGGTTGGCAGCGCCCCTACTGCTTTGGAGCAGTTGCTTGATCAGCTCGATGCCGGGGCTGCGGCCCCTTCGCTGGTGATCGGCATGCCGGTCGGTTTTGTGGGAGTGCCGGAAAGTAAACGTCGCCTGGCAGACACGGTGTTGGCTCAGATCCGCTTGGAGGGCACCCGTGGCGGAGCCGGACTGGTGGCTGCTGCTACGAATGCCCTGCTCCGAGCGGCTCAGGCCGCCAGCTGA
- the holA gene encoding DNA polymerase III subunit delta translates to MPIQLFWGDDSAALERAVQALIKQEVDPSWASVNVSRLDGSEAGQARQALEEARTPPFGAGSRVVLLQRSPFCNACPSELADRFEAALDGIPGSTQLLLCHPSKPDGRLRTTKALMKRIKAGEACERSFKLPAVWDGAGQRQLVERTAEELNLKLEPSAVDALIDAIGNDSARLTMELQKLALHAESSGETRISASSVDSLIEGLSTNALQVGDALLAGDPGQAIALLDALNDAGEPALRIVATLTGQIRGWLWVMLLEQQGERDVGVIAKAAGIGNPKRIYVMRKQLQGRSPQRCLNLLGRLLDVEAALKRGTQPGDAFRDGLLGAAQ, encoded by the coding sequence ATGCCGATCCAGTTGTTCTGGGGCGATGATTCCGCCGCACTGGAACGGGCGGTGCAGGCCTTGATCAAGCAGGAGGTGGATCCGAGCTGGGCAAGCGTCAACGTGAGTCGACTGGATGGCAGCGAGGCGGGACAAGCCAGGCAGGCACTGGAAGAAGCACGCACGCCGCCCTTCGGTGCTGGCTCCAGGGTGGTTCTGCTGCAGCGGTCTCCCTTCTGCAACGCCTGCCCAAGCGAACTGGCCGATCGCTTCGAAGCGGCTCTGGATGGCATCCCGGGAAGCACCCAGCTGCTGCTGTGTCATCCCTCCAAACCCGACGGTCGTCTGCGGACCACAAAAGCCCTGATGAAACGCATCAAGGCGGGAGAAGCCTGCGAGCGCAGCTTCAAGCTGCCGGCGGTCTGGGACGGAGCCGGCCAGCGCCAGCTGGTGGAGCGCACTGCTGAAGAGCTGAACCTGAAGCTCGAGCCCAGTGCAGTGGATGCCTTAATTGATGCCATCGGCAACGACAGCGCAAGGCTCACCATGGAGCTTCAGAAGCTGGCTCTCCATGCTGAAAGCAGTGGAGAAACCCGGATCAGCGCCAGCTCTGTTGACAGCCTCATCGAGGGCCTCAGCACCAACGCTCTGCAAGTGGGGGACGCGCTGCTAGCAGGGGATCCCGGCCAGGCGATTGCCTTGCTGGATGCCCTCAACGATGCAGGCGAACCGGCCCTGCGCATCGTGGCCACACTGACCGGTCAGATCAGGGGATGGCTCTGGGTGATGTTGCTGGAACAACAGGGGGAGCGAGACGTCGGGGTGATCGCCAAGGCGGCTGGAATCGGCAACCCCAAGCGGATCTACGTGATGCGCAAACAGTTGCAGGGCCGTTCACCCCAGCGCTGCCTCAATCTGCTGGGCCGCCTGCTGGATGTGGAAGCAGCTCTCAAACGCGGCACCCAGCCCGGGGATGCGTTCCGCGATGGGCTGCTAGGAGCTGCACAGTGA